A window from Mya arenaria isolate MELC-2E11 chromosome 9, ASM2691426v1 encodes these proteins:
- the LOC128202744 gene encoding ceramide-1-phosphate transfer protein-like: MAAESDHFCLQRLYDLFYACHAEDGTICLENYVTAYYEISKLLKLMGTVFGFVKSDVDEKIEILQEFRKSDIGDKYKTIQGMIEYEVETKTTNNKKKASGARTLLRLHRALEFIVDLFKALKESGEHDKMSAITSKSYYRTLSKHHPWLIRKGVDVAVYTLPSRKHFIEKLKISDMSQAEKLLESTAALGHKIFDVVEQAYTDNKLHDLP; the protein is encoded by the exons ATGGCAGCAGAATCAGACCACTTTTGTTTACAGCGTCTTTACGACCTGTTTTACGCCTGTCATGCAGAAGATGGAACTATATGCTTGGAAAATTATGTTACTGCATACTATGAAATATCTAA GTTGCTAAAGCTCATGGGAACAGTATTTGGGTTTGTGAAGTCTGATGTTGATGAAAAAATTGAGATACTTCAAGAATTCAGGAAGTCTGATATAGGTGACAAGTACAAAACTATACAAGGGATGATCGAGTATGAggttgaaacaaaaacaacaaacaacaagaaAAAGGCGTCAGGGGCAAGAACTTTATTAAGACTTCACCGTGCTTTGGAGTTCATTGTTGATCTGTTTAAAGCATTGAAGGAATCGGGTGAACATGACAAAATGTCAGCTATCACTTCCAAGAGCTACTACCGTACCTTGTCCAAGCACCATCCATGGCTCATCAGAAAGGGTGTCGATGTTGCCGTGTACACTCTGCCTTCTCGCAAACATTTTATAGAGAAGCTGAAGATCTCTGATATGTCTCAGGCTGAGAAGTTGCTGGAATCAACAGCTGCCCTTGGACACAAGATCTTCGATGTGGTTGAGCAAGCGTACACAGATAATAAACTTCATGATCTTCCTTga
- the LOC128245449 gene encoding integrator complex subunit 11-like, with the protein MSEITITPLGAGQDVGRSCILATIGGKNIMLDCGMHMGFNDDRRFPDFTYITREGRLTEHLDCVIISHFHLDHCGALPYMSEMVGFDGPIYMTHPTKAICPILLEDYRKISVEKKGETNFFTSEMIKTCMKKVKAVNLHEVIQVDEEMEIKAYYAGHVLGAAMFHVRVGQQSLVYTGDYNMTPDRHLGAAWIDKCRPDLLISESTYATTIRESKRCRERDFLKKVHDCVGRGGKVLIPVFALGRAQELCILLESYWERMNLNIPIYFSLGLTEKANHYYKLFISWTSQKIKNTFVQRNMFEFKHIKPFDRSYIDNPGAMVVFATPGMLHAGLSLQVFKKWAPCENNMVIMPGYCVAGTVGHKVLNGVKRIEFENKQHVDVKLKVEYMSFSAHADAKGIMQLISWCEPKNVLLVHGEAAKMDFLKTKIQGEFGIDCYKPANGETVTIETQHNIPVDISLNLLKREASFKDLTYPDPKKHRVLHGALLMRGNKLQLVDADEALKDLGIKEHNLRFTSTLYVDETGPAQQLTEKVYQLCKKKVSDHPSQLSSDGSISVSDVMITISGEDEETKSILVTWSHQEEDLGSALMNMMKNELSVVDE; encoded by the exons atGTCAGAGATAACAATCACACCACTTG GTGCTGGGCAAG ATGTTGGCCGAAGCTGCATTCTTGCCACTATTGGCGGGAAGAATATCATGCTGGACTGTGGAATGCATATGGGCTTCAATGATGAt CGACGATTTCCGGACTTCACATACATAACCCGAGAAGGAAGATTGACAGAACACTTGGATTGTGTTATAATCAG CCATTTCCATCTCGACCACTGCGGAGCCTTGCCTTACATGTCTGAGATGGTTGGTTTTGATGGTCCCATATACATGACACACCCAACCAAGGCCATCTGTCCTATACTGCTG GAGGATTATCGTAAGATCTCCGTTGAAAAGAAAGGGGAGACTAACTTCTTTACGTCGGAGATGATCAAAACATGCATGAAGAAAGTCAAAGCTGTTAACCTACATGAAGTTATACAG GTTGACGAGGAGATGGAAATTAAAGCATACTACGCCGGCCACGTTCTGGGTGCGGCCATGTTTCACGTCAGAGTAGGTCAACAATCACTAGTGTACACA GGCGACTACAACATGACTCCAGATCGTCACTTGGGGGCAGCATGGATCGACAAATGTCGACCCGATCTGCTAATCTCCGAGTCCACATATGCTACAACAATCCGTGAGTCCAAGCGATGCAGAGAAAGAGACTTTCTCAAGAAGGTTCATGACTGTGTGGGGAGAGGGGGGAAG GTACTGATTCCTGTATTTGCGCTAGGCCGGGCCCAGGAGCTGTGTATTCTACTGGAGAGTTACTGGGAGAGAATGAACCTCAACATTCCCATATACTTCAGCCTTGGACTTACAGAGAAG GCAAACCACTACTACAAGCTGTTTATCTCCTGGACCAGTCAGAAAATCAAAAACACTTTCGTACAGAGAAACATGTTTGAGTTTAAACATATCAAGCCATTTGACAG GTCATACATTGACAACCCCGGGGCCATGGTTGTGTTTGCCACACCAGGGATGTTACATGCTGGGCTTTCCTTACAGGTCTTCAAGAAGTGGGCACCATGTGAAAATAATATG GTGATCATGCCGGGCTACTGTGTGGCAGGGACGGTCGGACACAAGGTCCTCAATGGCGTTAAACGGATAgagtttgaaaacaaacaacat GTGGATGTGAAACTGAAAGTGGAGTACATGTCATTTAGCGCTCATGCGGATGCCAAGGGAATCATGCAGCTAATCTCCTGGTGTGAGCCAAAAAATGTGCTGCTTGTTCATGGGGAGGCGGCCAAAATGGACTTCCTCAAGACAAAGATACAGGGGGAGTTTG GTATTGACTGTTATAAACCAGCCAATGGGGAAACAGTTACCATAGAGACACAACATAATATTCCTGTTGATATTTCCCTAAATCTTCTCAAACGAGAAGCCTCATTTAAAG ATTTGACCTATCCAGACCCAAAGAAACATAGAGTTCTGCATGGTGCCCTACTAATGAGAGGAAAT AAACTCCAGTTGGTCGACGCCGACGAGGCTCTCAAGGACCTTGGAATCAAGGAACATAATCTACGTTTTACATCGACGCTTTATGTCGACGAGACAGGGCCCGCGCAGCAACTCACAGAGAAAGTATACCAGCTCtgtaaaaa GAAGGTGTCGGACCATCCTAGCCAGTTGTCATCGGATGGTTCAATATCGGTGTCAGACGTAATGATCACAATATCAGGAGAGGATGAAGAAACCAAATCCATCCTTGTGACTTGGTCCCACCAG GAGGAAGACCTTGGCAGTGCTTTGATGAATATGATGAAGAATGAGCTGTCTGTTGTCGATGAATGA